A window from Neobacillus sp. PS3-40 encodes these proteins:
- the opp4B gene encoding oligopeptide ABC transporter permease, translating to MLKFLLRRFLIMIPQLFILSILIFALAKAMPGDALSGQLASNPKMDAQTIHELKQKLGLLDPPYQQYLRWIKGLVHGDLGMSVIHQTPVTQLLAGRMENTIILSGAVLILSYLISIPLGIVGGRWTDTWADKMVVGYNYLTFATPLFIFALLVLFIFGFVLGWFPTSGSVDIRVENGTFAYYINKLNHIILPAFSGAIVNTTVTIQYLRNEIIDTKIKDFVKTARAKGVNESNVYIRHILRNSFLPIAAFLGYEIVSLIGGSVFLESIYGYPGIGQLFLTSISQRDFSVVTALVMISGLATLIGTLLSDIILSAVDPRIRID from the coding sequence ATGTTGAAATTTTTATTACGAAGATTCTTGATTATGATCCCTCAGTTATTTATTTTAAGTATCCTAATATTTGCTCTAGCTAAAGCGATGCCTGGGGATGCATTATCAGGTCAATTAGCAAGTAATCCGAAAATGGATGCGCAAACGATACATGAACTGAAACAAAAGCTAGGCTTGCTCGACCCTCCGTATCAACAATATTTAAGGTGGATAAAAGGACTTGTTCATGGGGATCTAGGAATGTCGGTTATACATCAAACACCAGTGACGCAACTCTTAGCAGGAAGAATGGAGAACACGATTATTTTATCAGGTGCTGTGTTAATTCTAAGTTATCTTATTTCCATCCCTCTCGGAATTGTAGGTGGAAGATGGACTGATACTTGGGCCGATAAAATGGTAGTTGGTTATAATTATTTAACCTTTGCAACTCCGCTGTTCATTTTTGCATTACTAGTATTATTCATTTTTGGATTTGTACTTGGATGGTTTCCTACGAGTGGAAGTGTTGATATACGGGTGGAGAATGGCACATTTGCCTACTATATAAATAAGCTGAATCATATTATTCTACCAGCGTTTTCTGGTGCCATCGTAAATACAACAGTAACAATTCAATATTTACGTAATGAAATTATCGATACGAAAATAAAAGATTTTGTAAAAACAGCTAGGGCAAAAGGGGTAAATGAATCAAATGTGTATATACGCCATATTTTACGAAATTCATTTTTACCAATTGCAGCTTTTCTCGGATATGAAATTGTTTCTTTAATAGGCGGATCAGTCTTTTTGGAATCCATTTATGGGTATCCAGGAATTGGGCAGCTATTCCTCACCTCCATCTCACAACGTGATTTTAGTGTCGTTACAGCTCTTGTTATGATATCTGGTTTGGCAACACTCATAGGAACATTATTATCAGATATTATCTTAAGTGCTGTAGATCCACGAATCAGAATTGATTAA
- the trpS gene encoding tryptophan--tRNA ligase, giving the protein MKTIFSGIQPSGTITLGNYIGALKQFVELQNEYNCYFCIVDQHAITVPQDRLELRKNIRSLAALYLAVGIDPNKTTLFVQSEVPAHAQAGWMMQCVSYIGELERMTQFKDKSSGKDAVSASLLTYPPLMAADILLYSTDLVPVGEDQKQHLELTRDLAERFNKKYNDIFTIPDVRIAEVGARIMSLQEPTKKMSKSDPNKKSFIALLDDPKQIEKKIKSSVTDSEGIVKFDKENKPGISNLLSIYSILDGKSIAEIEEMYHGKGYGEFKADLAEVVIKALAPIQEKYYQLVESNELDDILDKGSEKANLVATKMLKKMENAMGLGRKSK; this is encoded by the coding sequence TTGAAGACAATATTTTCAGGAATTCAACCAAGTGGAACGATAACGCTCGGAAACTATATAGGGGCATTAAAGCAGTTTGTTGAGTTGCAGAATGAATACAATTGTTACTTTTGCATTGTCGACCAACATGCCATTACAGTCCCTCAAGACCGTTTAGAGCTTCGCAAAAATATTCGTAGCCTTGCCGCGTTATACCTTGCTGTCGGAATAGATCCAAATAAAACTACACTCTTCGTGCAGTCCGAAGTTCCTGCCCATGCACAAGCTGGTTGGATGATGCAATGCGTCTCATACATTGGTGAATTAGAAAGAATGACTCAATTTAAGGATAAATCATCTGGTAAGGATGCTGTTTCCGCTAGTCTTTTAACTTACCCACCTCTTATGGCTGCTGATATTTTATTATATAGCACAGATCTTGTTCCTGTCGGTGAAGATCAAAAGCAGCATTTAGAATTAACTAGAGATTTGGCTGAGCGCTTCAATAAAAAATATAATGATATCTTCACTATACCTGATGTTCGAATTGCAGAAGTTGGTGCTCGAATTATGTCACTCCAGGAACCAACAAAAAAAATGAGCAAATCTGATCCAAATAAAAAGTCATTCATTGCTCTACTTGATGATCCAAAACAAATTGAAAAGAAGATTAAAAGTTCTGTAACGGATTCAGAAGGTATCGTTAAATTTGATAAAGAAAATAAACCAGGAATTTCAAATTTATTGTCGATCTATTCTATTTTAGATGGAAAGTCGATTGCTGAAATTGAAGAAATGTATCACGGAAAAGGATATGGTGAATTTAAAGCTGATTTAGCCGAAGTTGTAATTAAGGCATTAGCTCCCATCCAAGAAAAATACTATCAATTAGTGGAATCGAATGAACTTGATGATATTTTAGATAAGGGTTCTGAAAAGGCGAACTTGGTTGCTACCAAAATGCTTAAAAAAATGGAAAATGCAATGGGATTAGGTAGAAAAAGTAAGTAA
- the opp4A gene encoding oligopeptide ABC transporter substrate-binding protein: protein MKKKRHVFKFLSIVILALGMLLSACSSSTGGNSKKPEATKEKPKEDIGSFPLVVKNDKKPVADGTLNYALVSDTPFEGTLNYAFYTGNPDAEVLQFFDEPLFSTNGDYEFTNDGAATYEMSNDNKTITVKIKDNVNWSDGQPVTAADYEYSFLVIGSKDYTGVRYGDAIIQSIVGMDDYHTGKAKNISGIKIENDKTLSITFTKSNPSLLTGLWPYAMPKHYLGDVAIKDLAKSDKIHKTPIGFGPFKIKKMVPGESMEFERNDDYYKGKPVLGSLILKVVNPKVILQSLKKGEVDIAQFPTDQYKSAKGSKNFQFVGKIDLAYSYIGFKLGHWDAKKSLNIMDNPKFQDKRLRQAMGYALDEKSVGDKIYNGLRFPATSLIPPSFASWSNPDSNPVLYDPKKAKKLLDDAGYKDVDGDGLREDPNGKKFHINYLAMSGGDIAEPLAKFYMQCWKNVGLDVGLVDGRLAEFNSFYKMVESDDPKVDIYGGAWGTGTDVDPYGLYGKDVPFNYSHFVSDKNDQLLADGHSEKAFDHAYRKNAYDEWQKYMNDEMPIIPTLFRSIIYGVNNRVTDYTVDPKDTSFVWSKVGVSSDTPDAE, encoded by the coding sequence ATGAAGAAGAAAAGGCATGTATTTAAGTTTCTTAGTATCGTCATCCTTGCTCTAGGTATGCTGTTATCAGCATGCAGCAGTTCAACAGGTGGTAATAGTAAAAAACCGGAAGCTACAAAAGAAAAACCAAAAGAAGATATTGGTAGTTTCCCATTAGTAGTGAAGAATGATAAAAAGCCAGTAGCCGATGGAACTCTAAACTATGCGTTAGTTTCAGACACTCCATTCGAAGGAACATTAAACTATGCCTTTTACACAGGTAACCCAGATGCCGAAGTTCTTCAATTTTTTGATGAGCCATTATTCTCAACAAATGGTGACTATGAATTTACGAATGATGGTGCTGCAACCTATGAAATGTCTAATGATAACAAAACCATTACTGTCAAAATTAAAGACAACGTAAATTGGTCAGATGGACAGCCGGTAACTGCGGCAGACTATGAGTATTCATTCTTAGTCATTGGTAGCAAAGATTATACAGGAGTTCGTTATGGTGATGCTATTATTCAGAGCATTGTTGGTATGGATGATTACCATACAGGTAAAGCGAAGAACATTTCAGGAATAAAAATTGAAAATGACAAAACACTGTCCATTACTTTCACAAAATCAAACCCTTCATTATTAACTGGTTTGTGGCCATATGCAATGCCTAAACATTACTTAGGTGATGTTGCGATTAAAGACTTAGCAAAATCTGATAAAATTCATAAAACTCCAATTGGTTTTGGACCATTCAAAATTAAAAAAATGGTTCCTGGAGAATCAATGGAATTTGAACGCAATGATGATTATTATAAAGGAAAACCGGTTTTAGGAAGCTTAATTTTAAAAGTAGTTAACCCAAAAGTTATTTTGCAGTCACTGAAAAAAGGCGAAGTTGATATTGCACAATTCCCTACAGATCAATATAAATCAGCAAAAGGATCTAAAAATTTCCAATTCGTTGGAAAAATCGATTTAGCTTACAGTTATATTGGCTTTAAATTAGGTCATTGGGATGCAAAGAAAAGTTTAAATATAATGGATAACCCTAAATTCCAAGACAAGCGTTTACGTCAAGCAATGGGATATGCTTTGGATGAGAAATCAGTTGGAGACAAAATTTACAATGGCTTACGTTTCCCAGCTACTTCTCTAATTCCACCTTCCTTCGCTTCTTGGTCAAATCCAGATTCAAATCCAGTTCTGTATGATCCTAAAAAAGCGAAAAAATTATTAGATGATGCAGGGTATAAGGATGTTGATGGAGATGGTCTTCGTGAAGATCCTAATGGAAAGAAATTCCATATTAACTACTTGGCTATGAGTGGTGGAGATATCGCTGAGCCTCTTGCTAAATTCTATATGCAATGCTGGAAAAATGTTGGTTTAGATGTTGGCTTAGTTGATGGACGACTAGCAGAATTCAACTCCTTCTATAAAATGGTTGAATCCGATGACCCTAAAGTTGACATTTACGGTGGTGCATGGGGTACTGGAACAGACGTTGATCCATATGGATTATATGGAAAAGACGTACCATTTAACTATTCTCACTTCGTAAGTGACAAAAACGATCAGTTATTAGCAGATGGTCATTCTGAAAAAGCATTTGATCATGCATATCGTAAAAACGCTTATGATGAATGGCAAAAATATATGAACGATGAAATGCCTATTATTCCTACATTGTTCCGTTCGATCATTTATGGGGTAAATAATCGTGTTACAGATTATACAGTTGATCCTAAAGATACCAGCTTTGTTTGGTCAAAAGTTGGCGTATCAAGCGATACTCCTGACGCAGAATAA
- a CDS encoding ABC transporter ATP-binding protein has protein sequence MRNQPLLQLQNIRTSFRIKDNYFAAVDDVTLTVNENEVVAIVGESGCGKSALALSIMGLHEKERTKIEGSVKFNGRNLLSLSTSEMNKVRGKDIGMIFQDPLTALNPLMTCGKQIEESMTYHTQLSATEKKEKALELLKKVGIPKPERTYKQYPHELSGGMRQRVVIAIAISCDPSLVIADEPTTALDVTIQAQIMDLLKDLQKQMKTGIILITHDLGVVAEMADRVAVMYAGEIVEFTDVKSLFKNPLHPYTRSLLNSIPSITAAKGRLHVIEGIVPSLQKLPRKGCRFKNRINWIDDHEHEENPVLREVETNHFVLCTCYKNFHFPETE, from the coding sequence TTGCGTAATCAACCACTATTACAATTACAAAACATACGCACTTCTTTTCGCATAAAAGATAACTATTTCGCAGCTGTTGACGATGTAACATTAACAGTAAATGAAAATGAAGTGGTTGCAATAGTAGGTGAATCTGGATGTGGAAAGAGTGCGTTAGCTCTATCGATAATGGGCTTGCATGAAAAGGAAAGAACAAAGATAGAAGGTAGTGTTAAGTTTAATGGACGCAATCTATTATCTCTTTCAACCTCTGAGATGAACAAGGTCCGTGGTAAAGATATTGGCATGATCTTTCAGGATCCTCTTACAGCATTAAATCCTTTAATGACATGTGGAAAGCAAATTGAAGAAAGTATGACATACCATACACAATTATCTGCAACTGAAAAAAAAGAAAAAGCTCTTGAACTATTAAAAAAAGTGGGAATTCCAAAACCAGAGCGTACATATAAACAATATCCACACGAATTATCCGGTGGGATGCGTCAACGAGTTGTTATTGCAATTGCAATTTCATGTGATCCGTCACTTGTCATCGCAGATGAGCCGACAACAGCTCTAGACGTTACGATTCAAGCCCAAATAATGGACTTGTTAAAAGATCTTCAAAAGCAAATGAAGACAGGTATTATTCTCATCACGCATGACCTTGGAGTAGTTGCTGAAATGGCAGACCGTGTTGCCGTTATGTATGCAGGAGAAATAGTAGAATTTACTGATGTTAAATCCTTATTTAAAAACCCATTACATCCATATACTCGTTCACTTTTAAATTCCATACCATCGATAACAGCAGCTAAAGGAAGGCTTCATGTAATTGAAGGCATTGTCCCTTCATTACAAAAGTTACCAAGAAAAGGATGCCGTTTTAAAAATCGTATTAACTGGATTGATGATCATGAACATGAGGAAAATCCAGTATTAAGGGAAGTTGAGACAAATCATTTTGTACTCTGTACATGTTATAAAAACTTTCACTTTCCAGAAACGGAATAG
- a CDS encoding ABC transporter permease translates to MKAQIANPNHHKVKNKSSGSFSIMRREIVKDKMALASLVLLGLLLLVVYGGTFFLDQEKIVTVDLLSIYSPPSSEHLLGTDYGGRDILGQLLIGAKNSFTIGLFITLLTGCIGLCIGLCAGYFGGKIDNIIMRFIDFVLILPTLMLIIVFVTIAPTYNVFTFILILSAFLWTGKARLIRSKTLAERELDYVNASKTLGTPDWKIIFREVLPNLSSIIIVNLTLNLAGNIGIESGLTYLGFGLPESTPSLGTLVSYASNPDVLQNKWWIWLPASLLILVMMLCINFIGQALKRAADARQRLG, encoded by the coding sequence ATGAAAGCTCAAATTGCAAATCCAAATCATCATAAAGTAAAAAATAAAAGTTCAGGCTCATTTTCAATAATGCGCAGGGAGATCGTTAAGGACAAAATGGCATTAGCATCATTGGTTCTTTTGGGTCTTCTCCTACTTGTAGTTTATGGCGGTACATTTTTTCTAGATCAAGAAAAAATTGTTACGGTAGATTTATTATCGATTTATTCACCTCCATCGTCTGAACATTTACTTGGAACAGATTATGGTGGTAGAGATATTCTTGGCCAATTACTTATAGGTGCAAAGAATTCATTTACAATCGGTTTATTTATTACATTGTTAACAGGTTGTATTGGCCTTTGTATCGGATTATGTGCAGGATACTTTGGTGGCAAAATTGACAATATTATCATGCGTTTTATCGATTTTGTCCTTATACTTCCGACATTAATGTTAATTATTGTGTTTGTTACAATCGCACCGACATACAATGTTTTCACGTTTATCTTAATTTTGAGTGCATTTTTATGGACCGGTAAAGCAAGGTTAATAAGGTCAAAAACCCTTGCAGAAAGAGAACTTGATTATGTAAATGCATCAAAGACTCTTGGAACACCTGATTGGAAAATTATTTTCCGAGAAGTATTGCCTAATTTGAGTTCAATTATCATTGTTAATTTAACACTAAACTTGGCTGGGAATATTGGAATTGAGTCAGGTTTAACTTACTTAGGATTTGGATTGCCAGAAAGTACTCCAAGTTTGGGGACTCTCGTTAGTTATGCATCCAATCCAGATGTGCTTCAAAATAAATGGTGGATTTGGTTACCTGCTTCATTGCTTATCTTAGTAATGATGCTGTGTATAAATTTTATCGGCCAAGCGTTGAAACGTGCGGCCGATGCAAGACAAAGACTAGGATAA
- a CDS encoding ATP-binding cassette domain-containing protein, which yields MVFLKINNLKVYYPIRGGFFKRVVDYVRAVDDISFELKQGETYGLVGESGCGKTTTGRAIIGLNKATSGEIIFEGQDLTKLNRKSFHQYRQDIQMIFQDPYSSLNPRKRVLDIIAEPLRNFERLSPAEERKKVEYYIEKVGLNPEDMYKHPHEFSGGQRQRIGIARALTLNPKLIIADEPVSALDVSVQAQVLNFMQDIQKEFNLTYLFISHDLGIIQHMCDRIGIMYHGQFVEEGTSEEIYSNPKHIYTKRLISAIPEINPENRERQVILRQEINKEYETSYDKYFNAEGKVYKLKPVSETHSVALP from the coding sequence ATGGTATTTCTTAAAATCAATAATCTCAAAGTATATTATCCAATACGTGGTGGTTTTTTCAAAAGAGTTGTCGATTATGTGAGAGCTGTGGACGATATTAGCTTTGAATTAAAACAGGGAGAAACATATGGCCTTGTTGGGGAATCAGGGTGTGGAAAAACGACTACGGGAAGAGCCATTATAGGACTAAATAAGGCAACATCAGGCGAAATCATTTTTGAAGGTCAAGATTTAACGAAGTTGAACCGTAAGAGCTTTCATCAATATAGGCAGGATATTCAAATGATTTTTCAAGATCCTTACTCCTCGTTGAATCCAAGAAAACGTGTATTGGATATTATCGCAGAACCTTTAAGGAATTTTGAAAGACTATCACCCGCAGAAGAAAGAAAAAAGGTTGAGTATTATATAGAAAAGGTTGGCTTAAATCCTGAAGATATGTACAAACATCCACATGAGTTTTCGGGTGGTCAACGACAACGGATTGGAATTGCCAGGGCACTTACCCTAAACCCCAAATTAATTATTGCTGATGAACCGGTTTCAGCACTCGATGTGTCGGTTCAAGCGCAAGTATTAAACTTCATGCAGGATATACAAAAAGAATTTAATTTAACATATCTATTTATCAGTCATGATTTAGGGATTATCCAGCATATGTGTGATCGAATCGGAATTATGTATCATGGTCAATTTGTGGAAGAAGGTACAAGTGAAGAAATCTATTCTAATCCAAAACATATTTATACGAAAAGATTGATTTCAGCGATCCCGGAAATTAATCCGGAAAATAGAGAAAGACAAGTAATACTTCGGCAAGAAATAAATAAAGAATATGAAACTTCATATGATAAATATTTTAATGCTGAGGGCAAAGTTTATAAACTTAAACCTGTTTCTGAAACTCACTCAGTTGCATTGCCATAG
- a CDS encoding YjbA family protein — translation MLYLHDVWVNWFEGEENGYNVCHFHEWRKDDGVELLDQVPLLKIDPLLFNYIENDLTDLPQQLLDDIYQKAFLRKNHERVQLDYCFAVSDGVGIMVVDTIGYNIPIRKSRLIPRQEQLVYEMLENEEVKKYHFSSNQANKEYHILSPSPELMNGLTRKERQLKQLLFMALDQLNSSTNEAEIRYWCTEWCPERYSIIQELAADEAWCQLFDQIKYAWSKKHEHFCENLIKGQPFFEKLWELEHGPKVN, via the coding sequence GTGTTGTATCTTCATGATGTTTGGGTAAATTGGTTTGAAGGGGAAGAAAATGGCTACAATGTTTGTCACTTTCATGAATGGCGTAAAGATGATGGTGTCGAACTGTTAGACCAAGTACCTCTTTTAAAAATAGATCCTTTGTTGTTTAATTATATTGAAAATGATTTAACAGATTTACCACAACAGCTTCTGGATGATATCTATCAAAAGGCATTTTTAAGAAAAAACCATGAAAGAGTCCAACTTGATTATTGTTTTGCTGTTTCCGATGGAGTAGGAATTATGGTTGTGGATACAATTGGGTATAATATTCCAATTAGAAAAAGTAGGCTTATACCTAGGCAGGAACAGCTCGTATATGAAATGCTTGAAAATGAAGAAGTGAAAAAATATCATTTTTCGAGCAATCAAGCAAATAAAGAATATCATATCTTATCACCAAGTCCGGAATTAATGAATGGATTAACAAGAAAAGAGCGTCAACTAAAACAATTATTGTTTATGGCACTTGACCAATTGAATTCTTCCACCAATGAAGCAGAAATTCGTTATTGGTGTACAGAATGGTGTCCCGAGCGATATTCAATTATTCAAGAATTGGCGGCTGACGAGGCTTGGTGCCAATTGTTTGATCAAATAAAGTATGCTTGGTCAAAAAAACATGAGCATTTTTGTGAAAATTTGATAAAAGGCCAACCCTTCTTTGAGAAATTATGGGAGTTGGAACATGGCCCAAAAGTAAATTAG